From Anopheles arabiensis isolate DONGOLA chromosome 3, AaraD3, whole genome shotgun sequence, a single genomic window includes:
- the LOC120903786 gene encoding uncharacterized protein LOC120903786: protein MSVFEVKSNNKKAMLLHYMGVDSYNLLCDHISPEEPEDKTYEQIVKCLDELFDPKPLEMVELWKFRQRLQTEGETVTEFITALQKVAANCDFGQYLTKALRNQLVFGVRNPRIRNRLIEERNLTLEKAKQIALAMEAAGDGAEVLNSRSAEVLNSRGAEVKEVNIVSNTTKKNVECYRCGESHFAYVCKHKRTVCKKCGKIGHLQRVCRTNNRSKSVRLIDEQHQDSEENEEIA, encoded by the exons ATGTCGGTATTTGAGGTTAAatcgaataataaaaaagccatGCTTCTGCATTACATGGGTGTTGATTCATACAATTTATTGTGTGATCATATTTCTCCGGAAGAACCAGAagacaaaacatacgaacaAATAGTGAAGTGTTTGGATGAGCTGTTCGACCCGAAACCCCTCGAAATGGTGGAACTATGGAAGTTTCGTCAACGACTTCAGACTGAAGGCGAAACTGTAACGGAGTTCATCACGGCTTTGCAAAAAGTGGCGGCTAATTGTGATTTCGGGCAATATTTGACAAAGGCGCTCAGGAACCAGCTAGTTTTTGGTGTACGGAATCCAAGAATACGCAACCGGCTGattgaagaaagaaatctaacACTGGAAAAAGCTAAGCAAATTGCTTTAGCCATGGAAGCCGCCGGAGATGGCGCTGAAGTGCTGAATAGCAGAAGTGCTGAAGTGCTGAATAGCAGAGGTGCTGAAGTGAAAGAAGTAAACATCGTGAGCAACACAacgaagaaaaacgtcgagtgtTATAGATGTGGAGAATCACATTTTGCATATGTATGCAAGCACAAAAGAACCGTCTGCAAAAAGTGCGGGAAAATTGGACATTTGCAGCGCGTCTGTCGCACGAACAATAGAAGCAAAAGTGTGAGGTTAATTGACGAACAACATCAAGACAGCGAGGAGAACGAAGAG ATTGCATAG
- the LOC120901111 gene encoding casein kinase I-like: MSIREGRAPNSSSPESLMVVNLSTYRIEGEFDAGGCGTVLVGSHARSKQPVVMKMASKEVDRLLLATERRIYARLPKARGWPRLIDAGTYRKRDVLVLERLGPSLQDLLNLCGGRFGLKTVSQLALQLLDRLETFHELGYVHRDLKPDNVLLGRGTTRKTLHLIDFGLAEPYRHPRTGEHIAQDAFFPCAGTIEFAPVFAHLEYTEQAR, encoded by the coding sequence ATGTCGATTAGAGAAGGACGTGCGCCCAATTCTAGTTCGCCGGAGTCCTTGATGGTGGTGAATCTCTCCACCTATCGGATTGAAGGCGAATTCGATGCTGGTGGCTGCGGCACGGTGTTGGTGGGCAGCCATGCCCGCTCCAAGCAGCCggtggtgatgaaaatggccAGCAAAGAGGTGGACCGGCTCCTGCTCGCCACGGAGCGCCGGATCTATGCGCGGCTGCCGAAGGCCCGTGGATGGCCCAGACTCATCGACGCCGGTACGTATCGCAAACGCGACGTGCTGGTTTTGGAGCGCCTGGGGCCATCACTGCAGGACTTACTGAACTTGTGCGGAGGACGCTTCGGTCTGAAGACGGTTTCGCAGCTAGCGCTGCAACTGCTCGACAGGCTGGAAACATTCCACGAGCTGGGGTACGTTCACCGCGACCTGAAGCCGGACAATGTCCTGCTGGGTCGCGGAACGACCCGCAAGACGCTGCACTTGATCGACTTCGGTCTTGCCGAGCCGTATCGGCACCCACGCACGGGGGAACACATAGCGCAGGATGCGTTTTTCCCGTGCGCCGGAACGATCGAGTTTGCACCAGTGTTCGCTCATCTGGAGTATACCGAGCAGGCGAGATGA
- the LOC120901112 gene encoding LOW QUALITY PROTEIN: uncharacterized protein K02A2.6-like (The sequence of the model RefSeq protein was modified relative to this genomic sequence to represent the inferred CDS: inserted 1 base in 1 codon): MAELQQAILLMTELLQKLAQPNNTEQTLESLATNISEFSFDPENGITFEKWYSRYTDLFESDAKNLDDSAKVRLLLRKLDTPSHVRYVNFILPKLPKDVDFAGTVKILSQMFGTHTSIFNKRYQCLQLVKSEAEDIISYAGKVNRSCEDFDFKNMNIDQFKCLVFVSGLKGHAYADTRPRLLSRIECETAEAPVNLQTLINEYQRLVNLKEDTSMIERQSSSKQAVHVVQEKGSFHHPHTSKPEGKLPRTPCWQCGQMHFVRNCPFSEHQCKQCNRIGHKEGYCGCYSKRQTVPGGGEKKTSNQSPSNQPSNQQTNQPANRQNNPRKVNARGVYIVNHIANHSSNRKYVPTLINGVATRLQLDTASDITVISKQTWNNLGNPSIIKPTIQAINASGKPLHLMGEFQCDVSINGKTARGRCFVTTTANLNLLGIDWIDLFKLWSVPLDSVCNQVTTKSIDQQISEFRAKHANVFNDSLGHCRKLKVKLFLKPNAKPIFCPKRPVPFNTIPLVDAELTRLQSLGILEPVDFSEWAAPIVAVRKPNGRVRICADYSTGLNEALEPNHYPLPTPEEIFAQLNGSTVFSIVDLSDAYLQLEVDDDSRXLLTINTHRGLFRFNRLAPGVKSAPGVFQRVVDGMIADIPGVRSFIDDVIVFGKDISSHATSLNLLFQRLKEYGFHVKAEKCHFFQSQLGYLGHIVDKQGIRPDPEKVKAIAALPPPTNVPELRSYLGAVNFYGRFVRNIHELRHPMDQLLKKDVKWQWTSACQQAFDQFKRTLQSNLLLMHYDPKLPIIVAADASSTGIGAVIFHQFPDGRMKAVQHASRTLAPAERNYGQPEKEALALVYAVTKFHKYLLGRHFTLLTDHKPLLSIFGSKKGIPLHTANRLQRWALTMLNYDFEIQHVSTNEFGCADLLSRLIDQPIQPEEEYVIAALSLEEDLHCKRLQQPTPHSNLLLNTYAKDGPAAPRTFPLQFNRIFYDGNRSA, translated from the exons ATGGCAGAACTACAGCAAGCAATCCTTTTGATGACGGAACTCCTGCAGAAGCTGGCACAGCCGAACAATACGGAGCAAACTCTCGAATCCTTGGCAACCAACATCAGTGAATTTTCGTTCGACCCGGAAAATGGAATCACTTTCGAAAAGTGGTACAGCCGGTATACGGATCTTTTCGAATCGGATGCCAAGAATTTAGACGATTCCGCCAAGGTACGCCTGCTGTTGAGGAAGTTGGACACACCATCCCACGTCAGGTACGTCAACTTCATCTTGCCGAAGCTTCCCAAAGACGTCGATTTTGCTGGCACCGTCAAGATACTATCGCAAATGTTCGGCACACACACCTCCATTTTTAACAAGCGGTACCAGTGCCTCCAGCTAGTAAAATCTGAAGCAGAGGACATCATTAGCTACGCAGGGAAGGTGAATCGTTCATGCGAAGATTTCGACTTCAAAAATATGAACATCGATCAGTTCAAGTGCTTGGTGTTTGTGAGTGGCCTTAAGGGTCATGCCTACGCCGACACGCGACCAAGGCTTCTTTCCCGGATTGAATGTGAAACAGCAGAAGCTCCCGTGAATCTTCAGACCTTGATTAACGAATATCAACGACTCGTTAATCTCAAGGAGGACACATCGATGATTGAGCGCCAGTCAAGCTCGAAACAAGCGGTTCACGTTGTCCAGGAGAAGGGAAGTTTTCATCATCCACACACTTCAAAACCGGAAGGTAAGCTGCCTCGCACCCCTTGTTGGCAATGCGGACAAATGCATTTTGTCCGGAACTGTCCGTTTTCGGAGCACCAGTGCAAACAGTGCAACCGAATTGGCCACAAGGAAGGCTATTGCGGCTGTTATTCCAAACGGCAGACAGTTCCAGGCggaggggaaaagaaaacatcgaATCAGTCACCATCGAATCAGCCATCAAATCAGCAAACGAATCAGCCAGCAAATAGACAAAACAACCCTCGGAAAGTCAATGCTAGAGGAGTATACATCGTGAACCACATCGCTAACCATTCCAGCAACCGAAAGTACGTGCCTACTTTGATCAACGGCGTGGCTACCAGGCTCCAACTGGACACAGCAAGCGATATCACGGTGATATCAAAGCAAACCTGGAACAACTTGGGTAACCCTTCAATCATCAAACCGACGATCCAAGCAATCAACGCGTCGGGCAAACCACTTCATCTGATGGGTGAGTTCCAGTGCGACGTCAGCATCAACGGAAAAACTGCTAGAGGCAGATGTTTCGTCACGACGACTGCCAACCTCAACCTTCTCGGCATCGACTGGATTGACCTGTTCAAGCTGTGGTCAGTTCCTCTCGACTCTGTTTGCAATCAAGTAACGACGAAGTCGATCGATCAGCAGATTAGTGAATTTCGAGCAAAGCATGCAAATGTTTTCAATGATTCACTGGGACACTGCAGGAAATTGAAGGTAAAGCTTTTTCTCAAACCAAATGCTAAACCTATTTTCTGTCCAAAGCGCCCAGTTCCTTTCAACACCATTCCATTGGTCGATGCTGAACTCACACGGTTACAATCATTGGGCATCCTCGAACCTGTCGATTTCTCCGAATGGGCTGCTCCCATCGTGGCAGTGCGCAAACCTAACGGTCGAGTGCGCATATGTGCAGACTACTCGACGGGGCTAAACGAGGCGTTGGAACCAAATCACTATCCGCTTCCGACGCCAGAGGAAATTTTCGCCCAACTCAACGGCAGCACCGTTTTCAGCATCGTCGATCTTTCTGATGCGTATCTGCAGCTTGAGGTGGATGACGACTCAA AGCTGCTCACAATCAACACGCATCGAGGATTGTTCCGGTTCAATCGCCTGGCTCCCGGAGTGAAATCTGCGCCGGGCGTATTCCAACGTGTGGTGGATGGAATGATAGCAGACATACCTGGTGTCCGCTCTTTCATCGATGATGTCATCGTGTTTGGAAAGGACATCAGCTCACACGCAACGTCACTCAACCTACTCTTCCAGCGGCTCAAAGAGTATGGTTTTCACGTGAAGGCTGAGAAGTGTCATTTCTTTCAATCACAACTCGGCTATTTGGGGCACATTGTGGACAAACAAGGCATTCGTCCAGACCCCGAGAAAGTGAAGGCTATCGCTGCACTCCCACCGCCAACTAACGTTCCCGAGCTTCGATCATACCTGGGTGCGGTCAACTTCTACGGTAGGTTCGTGCGCAACATTCACGAATTGCGGCATCCAATGGACCAGCTGTTGAAGAAGGACGTGAAATGGCAGTGGACATCGGCATGCCAACAGGCTTTCGACCAGTTCAAAAGGACGCTTCAATCAAACCTGCTGCTAATGCATTACGACCCTAAGCTTCCAATCATCGTGGCTGCGGATGCATCAAGCACAGGCATCGGGGCAGTCATCTTTCACCAGTTCCCTGATGGCAGAATGAAGGCAGTACAACACGCTTCGAGGACGCTCGCACCTGCGGAGCGTAATTATGGACAACCAGAGAAGGAAGCGCTTGCGTTGGTCTATGCAGTGACCAAATTCCACAAGTATTTGTTGGGACGCCATTTCACACTGCTGACTGACCACAAGCCACTACTTTCCATCTTCGGTTCTAAGAAGGGGATTCCCCTACACACTGCGAACCGACTACAACGGTGGGCTCTCACGATGCTGAATTACGACTTCGAGATTCAGCATGTATCCACCAACGAATTCGGATGTGCAGATCTGTTGTCCCGACTGATCGACCAGCCCATCCAACCCGAAGAAGAATATGTTATCGCTGCGCTGAGCCTTGAGGAAGATTTG CATTGTAAAAGGCTACAACAACCGACGCCACACTCCAATCTGTTGCTCAACACATACGCGAAGGATGGCCCAGCTGCTCCAAGAACCTTTCCGCTGCAGTTCAACCGTATTTTCTACGACGGGAATCGCTCAGCATGA